The Streptomyces kanamyceticus genome window below encodes:
- a CDS encoding PspA/IM30 family protein: MTKQTILGRVAQLAKANINALLDQAEDPQKMLDQLIRDYTENIREAEEAVATTIGNLRMLEQDHKEDQDAALEWGAKALAASKKGDELRADGNATEADKFDRLAKVALGRQLRAEKEAKEAEPTIASQTEIVDKLRSGLDRMKVKLTELQSRRDQLVARAKTAEAQNQMLDAAQNIDVLDPTSELSRFEEKVRREEARALGKQELAASSLDAQFEELDGLGDAAEVEARLAALKATT, translated from the coding sequence ATGACCAAGCAGACCATCCTCGGCCGCGTCGCCCAGCTCGCCAAGGCGAACATCAACGCGCTCCTCGACCAGGCCGAGGACCCCCAGAAGATGCTCGACCAGCTGATCCGCGACTACACGGAGAACATCAGGGAGGCCGAGGAGGCGGTCGCGACCACCATCGGCAATCTGCGGATGCTGGAGCAGGACCACAAGGAGGACCAGGACGCGGCCCTGGAGTGGGGTGCCAAGGCGCTCGCCGCCAGCAAGAAGGGGGACGAGCTGCGCGCGGACGGGAACGCCACGGAGGCCGACAAGTTCGACCGGCTCGCCAAGGTGGCGCTCGGCCGTCAGCTCCGGGCCGAGAAGGAGGCCAAGGAGGCCGAGCCGACGATCGCGTCGCAGACCGAGATCGTGGACAAGCTGCGGTCCGGGCTCGACCGGATGAAGGTCAAGCTGACGGAACTGCAGTCGCGGCGCGATCAGTTGGTGGCCCGCGCCAAGACCGCCGAGGCCCAGAACCAGATGCTGGACGCGGCCCAGAACATCGACGTGCTCGACCCGACCAGCGAGCTGAGCCGCTTCGAGGAGAAGGTGCGGCGCGAGGAGGCACGGGCGCTCGGCAAGCAGGAGCTCGCCGCCTCCTCGCTCGACGCGCAGTTCGAGGAGCTGGACGGCCTGGGCGACGCGGCGGAGGTCGAAGCCCGCCTCGCCGCCCTCAAGGCCACCACGTGA
- a CDS encoding SpoIIE family protein phosphatase produces MSEIPAKATEPNGPSGDATAEGAGDGMADEPGDAGAEGPAEAMADGTWQSNPPGSIYDYIKVASFSIGADGLVDQWSARAERLFGVAARDAVGKDPIEAFVPPELRASGRRKMAEILDGREWTGIVPFRMPEESGLAGGSGLGDGDAAGITEAVTDVVTDVVTEGIAEVYVMPTETEDGERAAVCIVVDVRALRQIETDLAASQAIFGQSPFGFLLFGTDLKVQRANRRFVEVFGGGIENQRGRTVHDYLPRHEADRMSAALKRVLETGDAVTDMQIVGPTPGGSDRRHWSINLYRVHSGSGRPIGVAGLGTDVTRRHAAAREAAHARRNLALLNEAGARIGNSLDLETTARELLDVAVPGFCDLASVDLYQGLLDGDETPPGLADGSAELRRVAFASAVADAPFPAGTGPVDVGAVHRYAFTSPCADALRTARPRLLTGGDDDSASRLTGGLIQSTLAVPMVAHDTVVGLAQFSRTKGSEPFGERDRALAVELAARAAVCIDNARLYRREHERALILQRSLLPPGDPEASGLDIACRYLPGNAATEVGGDWFDVIELPGHRTALVVGDVMGRGLRAAVAMGELRTAVRTLALLDLEPAEVLSALDEIARGLGNPAGPQQATRAARKAADADLSEVYLATCVYAVYDAVTRRCTFANAGHLPPVLVEPDESALMLDVPPGMPLGVGGEPFEDVEVELPEGALLALYTDGLVESRHHSLDEGLNAFVRALSDAPPALEDVCDHVLNTLDTHHGEDDIALLMARVEGLPAEHVGDWTLPRDLKSVGRARELACDQLRSWDLGRLCDTAELLVSELVTNALRYGEGDIRLRLLLDRTLVCEVWDGGFVQPRRRRARDTDEGGRGLQLVGLLSAAWGSRKTPHGKTVWFELALPNGDVEPMDAAEALLSLF; encoded by the coding sequence GTGAGCGAGATACCAGCGAAGGCGACGGAGCCGAACGGCCCGTCGGGCGACGCGACTGCCGAGGGTGCCGGCGACGGCATGGCCGACGAGCCAGGTGACGCCGGGGCCGAGGGGCCCGCTGAAGCGATGGCGGACGGGACCTGGCAGAGCAACCCACCCGGCTCGATCTACGACTACATCAAGGTCGCCTCGTTCTCGATCGGCGCCGACGGTCTCGTCGACCAGTGGAGCGCGCGGGCCGAGCGGCTGTTCGGCGTGGCCGCGCGGGACGCCGTGGGCAAGGACCCGATCGAGGCGTTCGTACCGCCCGAGCTGCGCGCGAGCGGCCGTCGCAAGATGGCGGAGATCCTCGACGGGCGGGAGTGGACGGGCATCGTCCCCTTCCGCATGCCCGAGGAGAGCGGGTTGGCCGGGGGGAGCGGGCTCGGTGACGGCGACGCGGCAGGCATCACGGAAGCCGTCACGGACGTCGTCACGGACGTCGTCACGGAAGGCATCGCCGAGGTCTACGTCATGCCGACCGAGACGGAGGACGGTGAGCGGGCCGCGGTCTGCATCGTCGTCGATGTCCGCGCGCTCCGGCAGATCGAGACGGACCTCGCGGCCTCGCAGGCCATTTTCGGCCAATCTCCGTTCGGCTTCCTGCTGTTCGGCACCGACCTGAAGGTGCAGCGCGCCAACCGCCGCTTCGTCGAGGTCTTCGGCGGCGGCATCGAGAACCAGCGCGGCCGCACCGTGCACGACTATCTGCCGCGCCACGAGGCCGACCGCATGTCCGCCGCCCTCAAGCGGGTCCTGGAAACCGGCGATGCCGTGACGGACATGCAGATCGTGGGCCCCACGCCCGGCGGCTCCGACCGCAGGCACTGGTCGATCAACCTCTACCGCGTGCACAGCGGTTCGGGCCGTCCCATCGGTGTCGCGGGCCTCGGCACCGACGTCACCCGGCGGCACGCCGCCGCCCGGGAGGCCGCCCACGCCCGCCGCAACCTCGCACTCCTGAACGAGGCGGGCGCCCGCATCGGCAACTCCCTCGACCTGGAGACCACCGCGAGGGAGCTCCTCGACGTCGCCGTCCCCGGCTTCTGCGACCTCGCGTCCGTGGACCTCTACCAAGGGCTCCTCGACGGCGACGAGACGCCGCCTGGGCTCGCCGACGGCAGCGCGGAGCTGCGCAGGGTGGCCTTCGCGAGCGCCGTGGCGGACGCTCCGTTTCCGGCGGGCACCGGGCCCGTGGACGTCGGCGCCGTGCACCGTTACGCGTTCACTTCGCCGTGCGCCGACGCGCTGCGCACGGCACGGCCCCGGCTGCTCACGGGCGGCGACGACGACTCCGCGAGCAGGCTCACCGGCGGGCTCATCCAGTCCACGCTCGCCGTGCCGATGGTCGCGCACGACACCGTGGTCGGCCTCGCCCAGTTCTCCCGTACGAAGGGCAGCGAACCCTTCGGAGAGCGCGACCGGGCGCTCGCCGTCGAGCTGGCCGCGCGCGCCGCGGTCTGCATCGACAACGCCCGCCTCTACCGCAGGGAGCACGAGCGCGCGCTGATACTGCAGCGCTCCCTGCTGCCGCCCGGCGACCCGGAGGCGTCCGGGCTCGACATCGCCTGCCGCTACCTGCCGGGCAACGCGGCCACCGAGGTCGGCGGCGACTGGTTCGACGTCATCGAGCTCCCCGGACACCGCACCGCGCTGGTCGTCGGCGACGTCATGGGCCGCGGCCTGCGCGCCGCCGTCGCCATGGGCGAACTGCGCACCGCCGTACGCACTCTGGCGCTGCTCGACCTGGAACCCGCCGAGGTCCTCTCCGCCCTCGACGAGATCGCCCGCGGCCTCGGCAACCCCGCGGGGCCCCAGCAGGCCACCCGCGCGGCCCGCAAGGCGGCGGACGCGGACCTCAGCGAGGTCTACCTAGCCACCTGTGTGTACGCGGTCTACGACGCCGTGACGCGGCGCTGCACCTTCGCCAACGCGGGCCATCTGCCGCCCGTGCTCGTCGAGCCGGACGAGTCCGCCCTCATGCTCGACGTGCCCCCCGGCATGCCGCTCGGCGTGGGCGGCGAGCCCTTCGAGGACGTCGAGGTCGAACTCCCCGAGGGCGCCCTGCTCGCGCTCTACACCGACGGCCTGGTCGAATCCCGCCACCATTCGCTCGACGAGGGCCTGAACGCGTTCGTACGCGCGCTCAGTGACGCCCCACCGGCCCTTGAGGACGTCTGCGACCACGTCCTGAACACCCTCGACACCCACCACGGAGAGGACGACATCGCGCTCCTGATGGCGCGCGTCGAAGGACTGCCCGCCGAGCACGTCGGCGACTGGACGCTGCCGCGCGACCTCAAGTCGGTGGGCCGCGCCCGCGAACTGGCCTGCGACCAGCTGCGCTCCTGGGACCTGGGGCGGCTCTGCGACACGGCGGAACTCCTGGTCAGCGAGCTCGTCACCAACGCCCTCAGATACGGCGAGGGCGACATCAGGCTGCGTCTCCTGCTGGACCGCACGCTGGTGTGCGAGGTGTGGGACGGCGGCTTCGTCCAGCCGCGCCGCCGCCGGGCCCGCGACACCGACGAGGGCGGGCGCGGGCTGCAGCTCGTCGGCCTGCTGAGCGCGGCCTGGGGCTCGCGCAAGACGCCGCACGGCAAGACGGTCTGGTTCGAACTGGCGCTGCCGAACGGTGATGTGGAGCCGATGGACGCGGCGGAGGCGCTGCTCAGTCTGTTCTGA
- a CDS encoding ATP-binding protein has translation MIDTEGDCAEWDFPADPGAVRTARAVVRKQLGDWGLAPLGDVTVLLVSELVTNSLRYASGPIGVRLVRPVDPMGTLRVEVSDPLPDPPLERTAGPDDEGGRGLQLVARSARSWGTRPGRTGRTGKTVWFELALPG, from the coding sequence GTGATCGACACCGAAGGCGACTGTGCCGAATGGGATTTTCCCGCGGACCCCGGCGCCGTCCGCACCGCCCGCGCCGTCGTCCGCAAGCAACTCGGCGACTGGGGCCTCGCACCGCTCGGCGACGTCACCGTGTTGCTCGTGAGCGAGTTGGTGACCAATTCTTTGCGCTATGCGTCAGGGCCCATCGGCGTACGCCTCGTACGCCCCGTGGACCCCATGGGCACGCTGCGTGTGGAGGTGTCCGACCCGCTCCCCGACCCGCCCCTGGAACGGACCGCGGGGCCCGATGACGAGGGCGGCCGTGGCCTCCAGCTGGTGGCCCGCTCGGCCAGGAGCTGGGGCACACGTCCGGGCCGGACGGGCCGGACGGGAAAGACGGTGTGGTTCGAGCTGGCGCTGCCGGGTTAG
- a CDS encoding (deoxy)nucleoside triphosphate pyrophosphohydrolase, which yields MNDRIVVGAALYDGNRLLAARRSAPPELAGGWELPGGKVEPGERCEDALVRELREELGVEAVPLERVPGQWPLPKGYELRVWKARLVSGEPKPLEDHDALRWLTPDEVWSVDWLAADVPAVKAALALPGAAD from the coding sequence ATGAACGATCGCATCGTGGTGGGCGCTGCCCTGTACGACGGCAACCGCCTGCTCGCCGCGCGGCGCTCCGCGCCACCGGAACTGGCGGGCGGCTGGGAGCTCCCCGGCGGCAAGGTCGAGCCCGGCGAGCGCTGCGAGGACGCACTGGTGCGCGAGCTCCGCGAGGAACTGGGCGTCGAGGCCGTACCCCTGGAGCGAGTGCCCGGGCAGTGGCCGCTGCCCAAGGGATATGAGCTGCGGGTGTGGAAGGCCCGCCTGGTCTCCGGCGAGCCGAAGCCCCTGGAGGATCACGACGCGCTGCGCTGGCTGACGCCCGACGAGGTCTGGTCGGTGGACTGGCTGGCCGCCGACGTGCCCGCGGTGAAGGCGGCGCTCGCGTTGCCGGGCGCCGCGGACTGA
- a CDS encoding SPOR domain-containing protein, which yields MNDGTVLLPWLVIRQDDNGNRYRVGRYATKAEAQKIADSLDDRGHKQLYWIEKLSPNGSGR from the coding sequence ATGAACGACGGGACGGTTCTGCTGCCCTGGCTCGTGATACGTCAGGACGACAACGGCAACCGCTACCGCGTGGGCAGGTACGCGACGAAGGCCGAGGCGCAGAAGATCGCGGACAGCCTCGACGACCGCGGCCACAAGCAGCTGTACTGGATCGAAAAGCTGAGCCCGAACGGCAGCGGACGCTGA
- a CDS encoding GntR family transcriptional regulator yields the protein MTFGEQPAYLRVAGDLRKKIADGSLPPHTRLPSQARIREEYGVSDTVALEARKVLMAEGLVEGRSGSGTYVRERPVPRKIARTGYRSLSGGSTPFRQEQAADGARGTWESRSEQAEASAVIAERLGIRVGERVMCTKYVFRDAGEAMMLSTSWEPLAVTGRTPVMLPEEGPLGGCGVVERMAAIDVVVDNVAEEVGARPGLAEELTSLGGVPGHVVIVVQRTYYASGRPVETADVVVPADRYRIAYHLPVK from the coding sequence GTGACTTTCGGTGAGCAGCCGGCGTATCTGCGTGTCGCGGGTGATCTCCGCAAGAAGATCGCCGACGGTTCGCTGCCGCCGCACACCCGGCTCCCCTCGCAAGCCAGAATCCGCGAGGAGTACGGAGTTTCGGACACGGTCGCCCTGGAGGCCCGGAAGGTCCTGATGGCCGAAGGGCTCGTCGAGGGCCGCTCCGGTTCGGGGACCTATGTGCGCGAGCGACCCGTCCCGCGCAAGATCGCCCGCACGGGGTACCGCTCCCTGTCCGGCGGCTCCACGCCCTTCCGCCAGGAGCAGGCGGCCGACGGCGCGCGGGGCACCTGGGAGTCCCGCAGCGAGCAGGCGGAGGCGAGCGCCGTGATCGCCGAGCGGCTCGGCATCCGCGTGGGCGAGCGCGTGATGTGCACCAAGTACGTCTTCCGGGACGCGGGCGAGGCGATGATGCTCTCCACCTCCTGGGAGCCCCTCGCCGTCACGGGCCGCACCCCCGTGATGCTCCCCGAGGAGGGCCCGCTCGGCGGCTGCGGGGTGGTGGAGCGGATGGCCGCCATCGACGTGGTCGTGGACAACGTCGCCGAGGAGGTCGGCGCCCGCCCCGGTCTCGCCGAGGAGCTCACTTCGCTCGGCGGCGTCCCCGGTCATGTCGTCATCGTCGTCCAGCGCACGTACTACGCATCGGGCCGCCCCGTGGAGACCGCCGACGTCGTGGTGCCCGCCGACCGCTACCGGATCGCCTACCACCTGCCGGTCAAATGA
- a CDS encoding alpha/beta hydrolase, with amino-acid sequence MTSVKPPPVAARALLLAAGLLNAALAVLVAAPLPRVPLLVLVAAAITSWDLLLVPPGLLGLVAAAASGRRHPWCAGLAALASFAALVYGVMPYAAALGAAGRAGQELGATRYFDGVNYAKVPASERSFTYARVGNGNGHGNGHGARRKQKLKLDLWVLPKRRAVRHPAVVWVHGGGWNKGHRSQTPEWNRWFNARGWSVFDIDYRLAPGATQLDQIGDVKCAVGWVRRHARVYGVDPDHLLLAGSSAGGNLALSAAYTEGDDRVPASCAVRDSSVAGVISLYGPTDMRRLIAGTVLRGDPMMPRLMGGSATAVPARYRLGSPARLVRGDVPPTLLLHGSADRAVPVSQARELARRLKGAGAPATYVELPWADHCFDVNWGGWGSQIARAATERFLTTLERSLYPGKGPA; translated from the coding sequence GTGACGTCCGTCAAGCCGCCTCCCGTAGCGGCCCGGGCCCTGCTCCTCGCCGCCGGACTCCTGAACGCTGCGCTCGCCGTCCTCGTCGCCGCCCCGTTGCCCCGCGTCCCGCTCCTGGTGCTCGTCGCGGCCGCCATCACCTCCTGGGATCTGCTGCTCGTGCCCCCGGGCCTGCTCGGCCTCGTCGCCGCGGCGGCCTCGGGGCGGCGTCACCCCTGGTGCGCGGGGCTGGCCGCGCTCGCCTCCTTCGCCGCCCTGGTGTACGGCGTGATGCCGTACGCGGCGGCCCTGGGTGCGGCCGGGCGCGCGGGCCAAGAGCTCGGCGCCACCCGGTACTTCGACGGCGTCAACTACGCCAAGGTGCCCGCCAGCGAGCGTTCCTTCACGTACGCGCGCGTGGGCAACGGCAACGGCCATGGCAACGGCCACGGTGCGCGGCGCAAGCAGAAGCTCAAGCTGGACCTGTGGGTGCTGCCGAAGCGGCGCGCGGTGCGCCACCCCGCCGTCGTGTGGGTGCACGGCGGCGGCTGGAACAAGGGGCACCGCAGCCAGACCCCCGAATGGAACCGGTGGTTCAACGCGCGCGGCTGGTCCGTCTTCGACATCGACTACCGCCTCGCGCCCGGCGCCACCCAGCTCGACCAGATCGGCGACGTGAAGTGCGCGGTGGGCTGGGTGCGGCGCCACGCGCGCGTATACGGCGTCGACCCCGATCACCTTCTCCTTGCGGGCAGTTCGGCCGGTGGCAACCTCGCGCTCTCCGCCGCCTATACGGAGGGTGACGATCGAGTTCCGGCCTCCTGCGCGGTGCGTGACAGCTCTGTGGCCGGGGTGATCTCGCTCTACGGGCCCACCGACATGCGGCGCCTGATCGCCGGGACCGTACTGCGCGGCGACCCGATGATGCCGCGCCTGATGGGCGGTTCGGCGACCGCCGTGCCCGCCCGCTACCGGCTCGGTTCACCGGCACGCCTGGTCAGGGGGGACGTGCCGCCGACGCTGCTGCTGCACGGCAGTGCGGACCGGGCGGTCCCGGTGAGCCAGGCGCGCGAGCTCGCGCGGCGTTTGAAGGGCGCGGGTGCCCCGGCGACGTATGTCGAACTGCCGTGGGCCGACCACTGTTTCGACGTGAACTGGGGCGGCTGGGGCAGTCAGATCGCCCGCGCGGCGACCGAACGTTTCCTCACCACGCTTGAGCGGTCGCTATATCCGGGGAAAGGCCCTGCGTAA
- a CDS encoding DUF4190 domain-containing protein translates to MDIPPPPGPYASGSQPPYPGPYGPQGQPPYGPPGGAPYQQWPGPYSPYSRPPVNGFAIASLVLGILCCIPGVGLVLGLVGLSQIKKKGERGKGLAIAGSILSGLGVVLLVLAVTTGAARDFMDGFREAAREARGGAFPVDKGGCFNVPDSDLDSATYEYEIDEVPCARPHDAEVFASFRVNNPSFPGDAAVQGLAERRCTAYATSYTKGSSADLSGAEVVFFVPDRETWRQGSRHITCLYAAADQTRSLEGSLRGDGKGGGTGGGTGGRPDDDTDGGADGGDSAEV, encoded by the coding sequence GTGGACATACCGCCGCCGCCCGGCCCGTACGCGTCAGGTTCGCAGCCGCCCTACCCCGGGCCGTACGGTCCGCAGGGGCAGCCTCCGTACGGCCCGCCGGGAGGGGCTCCCTACCAGCAGTGGCCCGGCCCGTACTCGCCGTACTCCCGGCCGCCGGTGAACGGCTTCGCGATCGCCTCGCTGGTCCTCGGCATCCTGTGCTGCATACCCGGCGTCGGTCTGGTCCTCGGCCTCGTCGGGCTCTCGCAGATCAAGAAGAAGGGCGAGCGCGGCAAGGGTCTCGCGATCGCGGGGAGCATCCTCTCCGGGCTCGGCGTCGTGCTGCTCGTCCTCGCCGTCACCACGGGCGCCGCGCGTGACTTCATGGACGGCTTCAGGGAGGCCGCGCGCGAGGCCCGCGGCGGTGCCTTCCCCGTCGACAAGGGCGGCTGCTTCAACGTCCCCGACAGTGACCTCGACAGCGCGACGTACGAATACGAGATCGACGAAGTGCCCTGCGCCCGCCCGCACGACGCCGAGGTCTTCGCGTCGTTCCGGGTGAACAACCCTTCCTTCCCCGGGGATGCCGCGGTCCAGGGTCTCGCCGAGCGCAGGTGCACGGCGTACGCGACCTCGTACACGAAGGGGTCGTCGGCCGACCTGAGCGGCGCCGAGGTCGTCTTCTTCGTCCCGGACCGCGAGACCTGGCGCCAGGGCAGCAGGCACATCACGTGCCTGTACGCCGCCGCGGACCAGACGCGCTCCCTCGAGGGGTCGTTGCGGGGCGACGGTAAGGGTGGCGGTACGGGTGGTGGCACCGGTGGGCGCCCGGATGACGATACGGACGGCGGCGCGGACGGTGGCGACAGCGCCGAGGTCTGA
- a CDS encoding S8 family peptidase, which produces MAVMRHTRRRLAGISATAVAALALGVVSAVPATARPDRAEGTIENAGVPGSIKNSYIVSLDEDAPKARSAEGKALAKAYGAKIERTYDKALNGYAVELTESEAKKFAADPAVDTVVQNRTFTATATQNNPPSWGLDRIDQKNLPLDQKYTYPDSAGEGVTAYIIDTGVRISHTDFGGRASYGYDAIDNDNTAQDGHGHGTHVAGTVAGTLHGVAKKAKIVGVRVLNNSGSGTTAQVVAGIDWVTKNAVKPAVANMSLGGGADSALDTAVRNSIASGITYAVAAGNESTDASTKSPARVAEAITVGATTNTDARASYSNYGSILDIFAPGSSITSTWNTNDTATNTISGTSMASPHVAGAAAIYLGANPSSTPAQVSAGLVSASSTGVVGSPGTGSPNRLLNVTGGTTNPPGKTFSNTEDFAINDNATAESPINVTGVDGNAPASLSVPVVIQHTYIGDLQVQLIAPDGTAYTLKAYGTGGSSDNINTTYTVNASSEVANGTWKLRVSDNAAQDTGKIDSWGLQF; this is translated from the coding sequence ATGGCAGTGATGCGTCATACCCGCCGAAGACTGGCCGGGATCAGCGCGACAGCGGTCGCGGCCCTCGCCCTCGGCGTCGTCTCCGCCGTTCCGGCGACCGCCCGGCCGGACCGCGCGGAAGGCACGATCGAGAACGCCGGTGTCCCCGGCTCGATCAAGAACAGCTACATCGTGAGCCTCGACGAGGACGCCCCGAAGGCCCGCTCCGCCGAGGGCAAGGCCCTCGCCAAGGCGTACGGCGCGAAGATCGAGCGGACCTACGACAAGGCCCTCAACGGCTACGCGGTCGAGCTCACCGAGTCCGAGGCGAAGAAGTTCGCGGCCGACCCGGCCGTCGACACCGTCGTACAGAACCGGACGTTCACTGCCACCGCGACCCAGAACAACCCGCCGTCCTGGGGCCTGGACCGCATCGACCAGAAGAACCTGCCGCTCGACCAGAAGTACACCTACCCGGACTCCGCGGGCGAGGGCGTCACGGCGTACATCATCGACACCGGTGTCCGCATCAGCCACACCGACTTCGGCGGCCGCGCCTCCTACGGCTACGACGCCATCGACAACGACAACACCGCGCAGGACGGCCACGGCCACGGCACGCACGTCGCGGGCACCGTCGCGGGCACCCTGCACGGCGTCGCCAAGAAGGCCAAGATCGTCGGCGTCCGCGTCCTGAACAACTCGGGTTCGGGCACCACGGCGCAGGTCGTCGCGGGCATCGACTGGGTGACCAAGAACGCGGTCAAGCCCGCCGTCGCCAACATGTCGCTCGGCGGCGGTGCCGACAGCGCGCTCGACACGGCCGTGCGCAACTCCATCGCGTCCGGCATCACGTACGCGGTCGCGGCGGGCAACGAGTCGACCGACGCGTCGACCAAGTCCCCCGCGCGCGTGGCGGAGGCCATCACCGTCGGTGCCACGACCAACACCGACGCCAGGGCGAGCTATTCGAACTACGGCAGCATCCTCGACATCTTCGCGCCCGGCTCCTCGATCACCTCGACGTGGAACACCAACGACACGGCGACCAACACCATCTCCGGTACGTCGATGGCGTCTCCGCACGTCGCGGGCGCGGCCGCGATCTACCTCGGCGCGAACCCCTCGTCGACCCCGGCGCAGGTCTCCGCGGGCCTGGTCAGCGCCTCGTCGACCGGCGTCGTGGGCAGCCCGGGCACCGGCTCGCCCAACCGCCTCCTGAACGTCACGGGCGGCACCACGAACCCGCCGGGCAAGACGTTCAGCAACACCGAAGACTTCGCCATCAACGACAACGCCACGGCCGAGTCGCCGATCAACGTCACCGGTGTCGACGGCAACGCGCCCGCCTCCCTGTCCGTCCCCGTCGTCATCCAGCACACCTACATCGGCGACCTCCAGGTCCAGCTGATCGCGCCGGACGGCACGGCGTACACGCTCAAGGCGTACGGGACCGGCGGCAGTTCGGACAACATCAACACCACGTACACCGTGAACGCCTCGTCCGAGGTGGCCAACGGCACGTGGAAGCTGCGCGTCAGCGACAACGCGGCGCAGGACACCGGGAAGATCGACTCCTGGGGTCTGCAGTTCTGA
- a CDS encoding RNA polymerase sigma factor, with translation MTPDEWAGPTSDEALLARAARDATAFEPLVVRHSAALHGYFARRAPGAADDLLAEAWLQAYAARRGFDAARGPARAWLFGVARNVLSAHWRHAARQRPGPSGEARDDPWDAVDARLDAAAVAPALRGALAELPAEERELLLLVAWEQLTPGEAAAVVGVPAGTARSRLHRARTRLRSGAPLNLTGDPA, from the coding sequence ATGACACCGGACGAATGGGCGGGGCCCACCAGCGACGAAGCCCTGCTGGCCCGCGCCGCGCGGGACGCGACGGCCTTCGAACCGCTGGTGGTGCGCCACTCGGCGGCGCTGCACGGGTACTTCGCCCGGCGCGCGCCCGGCGCCGCGGATGACCTGCTCGCCGAGGCGTGGCTCCAGGCGTACGCCGCTCGGCGCGGGTTCGACGCGGCGCGCGGCCCCGCACGGGCCTGGCTCTTCGGCGTGGCCAGAAACGTCCTGTCGGCGCACTGGCGACACGCCGCCCGTCAGCGCCCCGGGCCGTCCGGCGAGGCCCGCGACGACCCGTGGGACGCGGTCGACGCGCGGCTCGACGCGGCGGCCGTGGCACCGGCGTTGCGCGGGGCGCTCGCCGAACTGCCCGCCGAGGAGCGCGAGTTGCTCCTGCTCGTCGCCTGGGAGCAGTTGACGCCCGGGGAGGCGGCCGCGGTGGTCGGCGTCCCCGCGGGGACGGCCCGCTCGCGGCTGCACCGCGCCCGTACCCGGCTGCGCTCCGGCGCGCCCCTCAACCTGACAGGAGACCCGGCATGA